From Spirosoma aerolatum, one genomic window encodes:
- a CDS encoding response regulator, with product MSASKRVLIAEDSSVIQNLARKILEFQNYDITAVKNGEQVLQILEKEDFSILLLDINMPLMDGMECVRRVRALSDQTKANVPIVAITGNAKNYTEEEFKTAGFNDVLVKPLNFDRLVEVVNQLTDK from the coding sequence ATGTCAGCTTCCAAACGCGTCCTGATTGCCGAAGATAGCTCCGTTATCCAGAATCTGGCCCGCAAAATTCTTGAGTTCCAGAACTACGACATTACCGCCGTTAAAAACGGGGAACAGGTACTGCAAATTCTGGAAAAAGAAGATTTTAGCATCCTTCTGCTCGACATCAACATGCCGCTGATGGATGGGATGGAGTGCGTTCGGCGCGTTCGGGCTTTATCCGATCAGACCAAAGCCAACGTGCCTATCGTGGCCATCACCGGCAACGCCAAAAATTATACAGAAGAAGAATTCAAAACAGCCGGTTTCAACGACGTACTCGTAAAACCTCTCAACTTCGATCGCCTGGTTGAAGTTGTTAATCAACTGACGGATAAATAA
- a CDS encoding alpha-amylase family glycosyl hydrolase → MSYSCLSTSSPTLSRRDFAAGLLAAGILSHPAVEAADALLSPTAKPSDKLVIYQIFTRLFGNQKTTNKPWGSRDENGVGKFNDITANALQNLKTFGISHVWYTGVLEHAVMTDYSANGIQRDNPLVVKGRAGSPYAIKDYYDVNPDLAVNVNNRMAEFEALLKRSHAAGLKVIIDFVPNHVARQYHSDAKPAGVQDLGQGDDSTKAFSPNNNFYYLPGESFQVPDGVSIPDGLSIGPYVENPAKATGNDAFKAKPGIDDWYETVKLNYGIDYANNRQTHFDPIPSTWVKMRDILLFWAKKGVDGFRCDMAEMVPVEFWGWAIPQVKVNRPGLIFIAEIYNPKQYKAYIQQGKFDYLYDKVGLYDALRRLMEGKGTTEDITKVWQNESGDISEHMLRFLENHDEQRIASRFFAGDPWVAVPAMTLSATLHTGPTMLYFGQEVGVNPTKAEGFQGDDGRTTIFDYWGIPEYQAWVNKGAFDGGQLTPNQRKLRQFYQQLIQLVNNSDAIRTGSFYDLQASNTNGQSSGYDGDRLYSYLRYSGRQKLLIICNFDKQKPVSTTVLIPTEAWKAMNLPGSQTHVFQDIFRTKTRVIARNSVPVTLPPLGVLVLEIK, encoded by the coding sequence ATGAGTTATAGTTGCCTCTCTACATCGTCTCCTACTCTTTCCCGGCGGGATTTTGCCGCAGGTCTGCTTGCTGCCGGTATTCTGAGTCACCCAGCCGTTGAAGCGGCCGACGCGCTACTCAGCCCAACAGCCAAACCTTCCGACAAACTGGTTATCTACCAGATCTTTACGCGGCTGTTTGGCAATCAGAAAACGACGAACAAACCCTGGGGTAGCCGGGATGAAAACGGGGTGGGGAAGTTCAATGACATTACCGCCAACGCCTTGCAAAATCTGAAAACGTTTGGCATTTCGCACGTTTGGTATACGGGTGTCCTTGAGCACGCGGTCATGACCGACTACTCGGCCAATGGCATTCAGCGCGATAATCCACTCGTGGTAAAAGGCAGGGCAGGGTCACCGTATGCCATTAAAGACTATTACGATGTCAATCCCGATCTGGCGGTCAATGTCAATAACCGGATGGCTGAGTTCGAAGCGCTGCTCAAACGCTCGCATGCCGCTGGCCTGAAGGTGATTATCGATTTCGTACCGAACCATGTGGCTCGCCAGTACCATTCGGATGCGAAACCAGCTGGGGTTCAGGATTTAGGGCAGGGCGATGATAGCACCAAAGCCTTTTCGCCCAACAACAATTTTTACTACCTGCCTGGTGAATCGTTTCAGGTTCCAGATGGTGTTTCCATTCCCGATGGCCTGTCGATTGGCCCTTACGTCGAAAATCCGGCCAAAGCGACAGGCAACGATGCTTTCAAGGCCAAACCGGGAATTGACGACTGGTACGAAACCGTGAAGCTCAACTATGGGATCGATTATGCCAATAACCGCCAGACCCACTTCGACCCTATCCCGTCAACCTGGGTCAAGATGCGCGACATTCTGCTATTCTGGGCTAAGAAAGGCGTCGATGGATTTCGGTGCGATATGGCCGAGATGGTTCCGGTTGAGTTCTGGGGCTGGGCCATTCCGCAAGTGAAGGTCAATCGACCCGGCCTGATCTTCATTGCTGAAATCTATAACCCCAAACAGTATAAAGCCTATATTCAGCAGGGCAAATTCGATTATCTCTACGACAAAGTGGGCCTGTACGACGCACTTCGCCGTTTGATGGAAGGTAAAGGCACCACAGAAGACATTACGAAGGTCTGGCAGAACGAGTCGGGCGATATTTCAGAACACATGCTGCGTTTTCTGGAAAATCACGATGAACAACGTATTGCCTCCCGATTCTTTGCGGGCGATCCCTGGGTTGCCGTACCTGCCATGACCCTTTCCGCTACCCTACATACCGGCCCCACTATGCTCTATTTTGGACAGGAGGTGGGTGTAAATCCAACAAAGGCAGAAGGGTTTCAGGGCGACGATGGGCGAACTACGATTTTCGACTACTGGGGCATACCAGAATATCAGGCCTGGGTCAACAAAGGAGCCTTCGATGGGGGGCAATTAACGCCCAATCAACGAAAGCTCCGTCAATTTTATCAGCAACTGATCCAGCTTGTCAACAACAGCGATGCTATCCGAACGGGCAGTTTCTATGACCTACAGGCCAGCAATACGAATGGGCAATCTTCGGGTTATGATGGAGATCGTCTCTACAGCTATCTTCGCTATTCAGGGAGACAGAAACTATTGATTATCTGCAACTTCGACAAGCAGAAACCCGTCAGCACAACGGTACTGATTCCCACTGAAGCCTGGAAAGCCATGAACCTGCCGGGCTCGCAAACACATGTATTTCAGGATATTTTCCGAACAAAAACCCGGGTTATCGCCCGCAATAGCGTTCCGGTTACACTACCCCCGCTAGGTGTATTGGTATTGGAAATTAAGTAG
- a CDS encoding M14 family metallopeptidase, with protein sequence MKQISTLLLSLVICGAAYAQKSYYGIEEKWPEQDTARKVYTVKGERHGISYFKKHRFKDVQYEPGPTLTFDRYHTPDVMYSWCRKWAEQYPKLVDLYEVARSYEGRPILQMTLTNKKTGKHTDKPAAYFEGGRHSGEVTSSEAVLWLTKHLLDNYGKDPAITKLLDTKSIYLRPENNPDGANMYLYTAQRNRSSMRPRDDDRDGLLDEDSEDDLDGDGIIYQIRKKAVTKEELEKADYVIDPKDKTGRLMKRVQAGQGDYLVYTEGIDNDGDGKYNEDGIGGLDNHRNYPENWRPDQGGDFTGRGYTQGGASEFPLSEPETRATFVWLMGHPNITVVNSMDTRVPMHLRPPSTSSSAESMFPPDLAIYKHMDSLGLSFTHYPWAGDVYDVYNTRNKVNRLTGDPSKPEPLFGHGPDFGYFQYGAVWYGDELWNGGAMKDYDGDGDYDEYDGLMWDDEANKKQGFKLWTKFTHPQLGAVEIGGFHPKFFAQNGPAWQLENWISRESLFNLAMAKELPQIDLTDVTVKPLADNEYEVKATWTNSGKLPVALEQAKRVKMVQEDRVTLDFDKALLKGFKEAKVIITQPALFDKTVYAGYTKPGEKKEATFRVKLNQSGPVKAKIKLLSTRGGYTEKEITIGK encoded by the coding sequence ATGAAACAAATCAGTACATTACTACTCTCTCTAGTTATTTGCGGAGCCGCCTACGCCCAGAAATCCTATTATGGCATCGAAGAAAAATGGCCCGAACAGGATACAGCCCGTAAAGTGTATACCGTAAAAGGAGAACGACACGGGATTAGTTATTTCAAAAAACATCGGTTCAAAGATGTACAATATGAGCCAGGGCCAACGCTTACCTTCGACAGGTATCACACACCTGATGTGATGTATAGCTGGTGCCGGAAATGGGCAGAACAGTACCCCAAGCTGGTTGATCTGTACGAAGTGGCCAGAAGCTACGAGGGTCGCCCGATTTTGCAGATGACCTTGACCAACAAAAAAACTGGGAAGCATACCGACAAACCTGCAGCCTATTTTGAAGGCGGACGCCACAGTGGCGAAGTAACCAGTAGCGAAGCGGTACTCTGGCTGACCAAACACCTGCTCGACAACTACGGTAAAGACCCTGCCATCACCAAATTGCTGGATACCAAATCGATCTACCTGCGTCCGGAAAACAACCCTGATGGGGCTAATATGTACCTCTATACGGCGCAACGCAACCGCAGTTCCATGCGCCCGCGTGACGACGACCGGGATGGCCTGCTGGACGAAGATTCGGAAGATGATCTGGATGGCGACGGTATCATTTATCAGATTCGGAAAAAAGCCGTGACCAAAGAAGAACTCGAAAAAGCCGATTATGTCATCGATCCGAAAGATAAAACGGGGCGGTTGATGAAGCGGGTGCAGGCTGGTCAGGGCGATTACCTGGTGTATACCGAAGGCATTGATAACGACGGCGATGGTAAATACAATGAAGATGGTATAGGCGGATTGGACAATCACCGGAACTATCCCGAAAACTGGCGACCCGATCAGGGTGGAGATTTCACCGGGCGAGGCTACACACAGGGCGGTGCCAGTGAATTCCCGCTCAGTGAACCCGAAACGCGGGCCACGTTTGTCTGGCTGATGGGGCATCCGAATATTACGGTCGTCAACTCGATGGATACCCGCGTACCGATGCACCTGCGTCCACCCTCCACTTCGTCCAGCGCCGAAAGTATGTTTCCACCCGATCTGGCGATTTACAAGCATATGGATAGCCTGGGCTTGTCGTTCACGCACTATCCCTGGGCGGGCGATGTGTACGATGTGTACAATACCCGCAACAAAGTGAACCGCCTGACGGGCGACCCTTCCAAGCCAGAGCCTCTTTTTGGTCACGGCCCCGACTTTGGCTATTTTCAGTACGGGGCGGTTTGGTATGGCGATGAACTCTGGAATGGGGGAGCCATGAAAGACTACGATGGCGACGGCGATTATGATGAATATGATGGGCTGATGTGGGACGATGAAGCAAATAAAAAACAGGGCTTCAAGCTTTGGACCAAGTTCACTCATCCGCAGTTGGGAGCCGTTGAAATCGGCGGATTTCATCCTAAGTTCTTCGCGCAGAATGGCCCAGCCTGGCAACTGGAAAACTGGATTTCGAGAGAATCACTCTTTAATCTGGCCATGGCCAAAGAACTACCACAAATTGACTTGACCGACGTAACCGTAAAACCGTTGGCCGATAATGAGTATGAAGTGAAAGCCACCTGGACGAACTCCGGTAAATTGCCCGTAGCCCTTGAACAGGCCAAACGGGTAAAAATGGTGCAGGAGGATCGGGTTACGCTCGACTTCGATAAAGCATTGCTGAAAGGGTTCAAAGAGGCTAAAGTCATCATTACCCAGCCAGCTTTGTTCGATAAAACGGTTTATGCCGGTTATACAAAACCGGGCGAGAAGAAAGAGGCTACCTTCCGGGTGAAACTAAATCAGTCAGGCCCAGTCAAGGCAAAAATCAAGTTACTCTCTACGCGTGGTGGCTACACAGAGAAGGAGATTACAATTGGAAAGTAA
- a CDS encoding GNAT family N-acetyltransferase, giving the protein MTSITPATEQDIPSLNLLVNGAYRGESSKKGWTTEANLLSGIRTDEEGLKTMLQNPNATILTYRENAQLLGCVYLETKGDELYLGMLTVSPEAQTNGIGKKLLTAAEQTARDRQCQAITMTVITVRYELIAWYERRGYQSTGETKPFPNDPSFGLPKQPLEFTVMKKEIV; this is encoded by the coding sequence ATGACGTCAATAACGCCCGCCACCGAACAGGACATTCCCTCTTTAAACCTACTTGTAAATGGTGCCTATCGGGGCGAAAGCTCGAAAAAAGGCTGGACGACCGAAGCTAACTTACTGAGTGGCATTCGCACGGATGAGGAAGGCTTGAAAACCATGCTCCAGAACCCGAATGCCACCATTTTAACGTACAGAGAAAACGCTCAATTACTAGGTTGTGTCTATCTGGAAACAAAAGGCGATGAGCTTTATCTGGGAATGCTGACGGTTTCGCCCGAAGCCCAGACCAATGGCATCGGAAAAAAATTACTGACCGCTGCTGAGCAAACAGCTCGTGACCGACAGTGCCAGGCTATTACAATGACCGTCATTACCGTTCGGTATGAATTAATTGCCTGGTACGAACGACGAGGCTACCAATCAACCGGCGAAACCAAACCCTTCCCAAATGATCCGAGCTTCGGTTTGCCTAAACAGCCGTTAGAATTTACAGTTATGAAAAAAGAGATCGTTTAA
- a CDS encoding MBL fold metallo-hydrolase, which yields MLITLLGTGTSSGVPLIGCQCDVCRSVDFRDKRLRTSVHIAVNGRSFVIDTGPDFRQQVLRLNLQQLDAVLFTHEHKDHTAGLDEIRAYNFRSGQDIPVYGRPTVLAQLQREFAYIFAEHKYPGTPHVQLHEIQNEPFDLFDVRVIPIEVMHHKLPVYGFRIGDFTYLTDLNYISDDELKKVYGTRILVVDALQRQAHISHFTLDQAIALAQRVNADRTYFVHISHKLGMHNEVEKELPANIRLGYDGLQIKL from the coding sequence ATGCTTATCACCCTGCTGGGTACCGGAACCTCATCGGGGGTGCCGCTTATTGGCTGCCAGTGCGATGTGTGCCGTTCTGTTGATTTTCGGGATAAACGACTCCGTACCTCCGTGCATATTGCGGTGAACGGGCGTAGCTTCGTTATCGACACCGGCCCCGACTTCCGCCAGCAAGTACTGCGGCTCAATCTCCAGCAGCTCGATGCGGTCCTGTTCACCCATGAGCACAAAGACCATACGGCCGGGCTCGATGAAATTCGCGCCTATAATTTCCGGTCGGGGCAGGATATACCCGTCTATGGCCGACCAACCGTTCTGGCGCAATTACAACGGGAATTTGCCTATATTTTTGCCGAGCATAAATATCCCGGAACACCCCATGTTCAGCTGCATGAAATCCAGAATGAGCCGTTCGATCTCTTCGACGTGCGGGTCATACCGATCGAAGTGATGCACCATAAACTACCCGTTTATGGCTTCCGCATAGGCGATTTTACATACCTAACTGACCTGAATTACATTTCCGACGACGAATTGAAAAAGGTATACGGAACCCGTATCCTGGTGGTCGATGCTCTTCAGCGGCAGGCGCATATCTCTCATTTCACCCTCGATCAGGCCATAGCCCTCGCTCAGCGAGTCAATGCCGACCGAACCTATTTTGTGCATATTAGTCACAAACTCGGCATGCATAACGAAGTCGAAAAAGAGCTGCCGGCCAACATCCGGTTGGGCTACGATGGCTTACAGATCAAACTGTAA
- a CDS encoding parallel beta-helix domain-containing protein — protein sequence MKLYLLSLLACLCTQLAWAQPTVQKRYQTQLIMADNGSTIDLDAGTFTFTGSLSLQDKKRIVIRGKGIDKTILSFKGQTDGAEGLRVSNAEDIVIENLTVQDSKGDGIKTMNVKGITFRNVKVEWTGAPKAENGGYGLYPVQCDNVVIDGCTAIGASDAGIYVGQSRGIVVKNSKAYHNVAGIEIENSRNADVFDNEAYENTGGILVFDLPDLVQKQGGNVRVFNNYVHDNNFPNFAPAGNIVASVSDGTGLMILAANNVEVFNNRFIHNQTLGTAIISYLLTERPITDKAYYPFATGISIHDNVYERNAGPVSQRGRYNKLFSQVLKPGQDVPHIIYDGIADPNTLDKDGKLQADKRICIRNNKNQSFVNLDAGRGFQHVSFNTTPFDCQLEPIKTSVSNNR from the coding sequence ATGAAACTTTACCTCCTATCCCTCCTAGCCTGTTTGTGTACACAGCTAGCCTGGGCACAACCCACCGTACAGAAACGTTACCAGACTCAGTTGATCATGGCCGACAATGGCAGCACCATCGACCTCGATGCAGGTACCTTTACCTTTACGGGTAGCCTGTCGTTGCAGGACAAAAAGCGGATTGTGATCCGGGGCAAAGGTATCGACAAAACCATTCTGAGCTTTAAAGGTCAAACCGACGGAGCCGAAGGCCTGCGGGTTTCCAATGCCGAAGACATTGTAATCGAAAACCTGACAGTGCAGGATTCGAAAGGCGACGGCATCAAAACCATGAACGTGAAGGGCATTACGTTCCGAAACGTAAAGGTCGAGTGGACCGGCGCGCCCAAAGCCGAAAACGGCGGCTATGGCTTATACCCAGTTCAGTGTGACAATGTCGTGATTGATGGCTGCACAGCGATCGGAGCCTCCGACGCAGGTATTTATGTCGGCCAGTCGCGCGGTATCGTGGTCAAAAACAGCAAAGCATACCATAACGTAGCCGGTATCGAGATCGAAAACTCACGCAATGCCGATGTATTCGACAACGAAGCCTACGAAAATACGGGGGGTATTCTGGTGTTCGACTTACCCGATCTGGTCCAGAAACAGGGTGGCAACGTGCGGGTGTTCAACAACTACGTTCACGACAACAATTTCCCCAATTTTGCCCCCGCCGGGAATATCGTTGCCAGCGTGTCGGACGGCACGGGGTTGATGATTCTGGCCGCGAATAACGTAGAAGTCTTCAATAACCGATTTATCCATAACCAGACGCTGGGTACAGCCATCATCAGCTACCTACTCACCGAGCGGCCCATTACCGACAAAGCCTACTATCCCTTCGCCACGGGTATATCAATTCATGACAATGTGTACGAACGGAATGCTGGTCCCGTCAGCCAGCGCGGTCGTTACAATAAACTATTCAGTCAGGTCTTGAAACCAGGGCAGGACGTTCCCCATATCATTTACGACGGTATTGCTGATCCCAATACACTGGATAAAGACGGAAAACTACAGGCCGACAAGCGCATCTGTATCCGAAATAACAAGAATCAAAGCTTCGTCAATCTGGATGCCGGGCGTGGTTTTCAGCATGTTTCGTTCAATACAACTCCCTTCGATTGTCAGTTAGAGCCGATCAAGACATCGGTAAGCAACAACCGTTAA
- a CDS encoding oxygenase MpaB family protein, translated as MLTLVKPTRVFSDALLDHYRQQGDLLADAVITSVVETDGLAGLRALMGWLADTTDFSTTSQHQTVQDFFTSQTGLPDWADPAKMNRGMRFFQKHAQQIGFTLGFFSLPYSYLGAKGVQVLWLTERIKNDTVRRLRETGEWVFAVNNEKEWLTGKAIARTVKIRLIHAGARWFSLHSGRWNMDWGYPVNQEDMAGTNLTFSFIILLGLRKLGIPASEQEEEDYLHHINVVSYLNGVMEELLPKNLREAFTLHQAILRRQFAPSEAGKGLTSALLNAMAEFLPTQATTADGVNRFSPYKQARSETMRNLAAGEMRFFLGDKYANWLGVPQVPIEKRLVDLLNRFSIFPL; from the coding sequence ATGCTAACGTTAGTCAAGCCTACCCGTGTCTTTTCTGATGCCTTACTGGATCACTATCGCCAGCAGGGCGATCTACTAGCCGATGCTGTAATTACCTCCGTAGTCGAAACCGACGGTCTGGCAGGTTTACGGGCGCTGATGGGTTGGCTGGCCGATACTACCGACTTTTCAACGACAAGCCAACACCAGACGGTGCAGGATTTTTTCACTTCGCAAACGGGTTTACCTGACTGGGCTGACCCGGCCAAGATGAATCGAGGTATGCGTTTTTTTCAGAAACACGCTCAACAGATCGGCTTTACGCTTGGCTTTTTTTCACTGCCTTACTCCTATCTGGGAGCCAAAGGAGTTCAGGTACTCTGGCTCACCGAACGCATCAAGAATGACACCGTTCGGCGGTTACGGGAAACCGGAGAGTGGGTATTTGCGGTCAACAACGAGAAAGAATGGCTCACGGGAAAAGCTATAGCCCGAACTGTCAAAATCCGGCTGATCCATGCGGGGGCGCGGTGGTTTTCGCTACACTCTGGCCGGTGGAATATGGATTGGGGATACCCTGTCAATCAGGAAGATATGGCTGGCACCAATCTTACTTTTTCATTTATTATTTTACTCGGCTTACGAAAACTCGGCATTCCGGCCAGCGAACAGGAAGAGGAAGATTACCTGCATCATATCAACGTAGTCAGTTATCTTAACGGCGTTATGGAAGAATTGCTCCCTAAAAATTTACGGGAAGCCTTTACCCTGCATCAGGCTATTCTACGCCGACAGTTTGCCCCGTCCGAAGCAGGCAAAGGCCTGACCAGCGCCTTATTGAACGCTATGGCAGAATTCCTCCCCACTCAGGCAACTACAGCAGATGGTGTCAATCGGTTCAGTCCATACAAACAAGCCCGTTCCGAAACCATGCGGAACCTCGCAGCTGGTGAAATGCGTTTCTTCCTGGGCGACAAATACGCCAACTGGCTTGGTGTTCCACAGGTACCCATCGAAAAACGGCTGGTTGACCTGCTAAATCGCTTTTCTATTTTCCCTCTGTGA
- a CDS encoding SO2930 family diheme c-type cytochrome, with product MRTCLVWGVLLSIGWLMLGSWQTVTIPEKLSDYGFFKDKLADQQPADGVVPYALNTPLFSDYAEKLRFVKLPAGQSVAYNDTAILDFPVGTTLIKTFYYPNDFRNPDKGRRLIETRLLIHQSEGWKALDYVWNEDQTDALLEVAGDTKTVSYIDANGQFQQHPFVIPNLNQCKGCHNRAEVMTPIGPSVRQLNGDLTYGDKRPENQLRHWQRTGILTGLPALEKCPKTPVWNKPETGSINDRARAWLDINCAHCHNPKGPAMTSGLNLNYSEKDPTAFGIQKTPVAAGRGSGGRTYDIVPGKPDESILIYRLESTDPGEMMPELGRKTVHRESLVLLKEWIKAMK from the coding sequence ATGCGAACGTGTTTAGTCTGGGGTGTACTGTTAAGTATTGGCTGGCTGATGCTAGGTAGCTGGCAAACCGTAACCATTCCCGAAAAACTATCGGATTACGGATTTTTCAAGGATAAGTTAGCCGACCAGCAACCTGCCGATGGGGTTGTACCGTATGCCCTCAATACGCCCTTGTTCTCCGATTATGCCGAAAAACTGCGGTTTGTCAAGCTGCCTGCTGGTCAATCAGTGGCCTATAACGACACGGCTATACTGGACTTTCCGGTGGGTACCACGCTGATCAAAACGTTTTATTATCCGAACGATTTTCGGAACCCCGACAAAGGACGTCGCCTGATCGAAACGCGGTTGCTGATTCATCAGTCAGAAGGCTGGAAAGCGCTCGATTACGTCTGGAACGAGGACCAGACGGATGCGCTGCTGGAAGTGGCGGGCGATACAAAAACAGTAAGCTACATCGATGCCAACGGGCAGTTCCAGCAACACCCGTTCGTTATTCCGAACCTGAACCAGTGCAAAGGGTGCCACAACCGGGCCGAAGTGATGACGCCTATTGGTCCCTCGGTCCGGCAGTTGAACGGCGATCTGACTTATGGGGATAAGCGACCTGAAAACCAGCTACGCCACTGGCAACGAACGGGTATATTAACAGGACTACCGGCTCTGGAAAAATGCCCGAAAACGCCCGTCTGGAACAAGCCCGAAACGGGTTCCATCAACGACCGGGCACGTGCCTGGCTCGACATCAACTGCGCGCATTGCCACAACCCCAAAGGCCCAGCCATGACATCCGGGCTCAACCTGAATTATTCCGAAAAAGACCCTACAGCGTTCGGCATTCAGAAAACACCCGTTGCGGCAGGACGCGGTTCAGGCGGACGCACTTACGACATCGTACCTGGAAAACCCGACGAATCGATCCTGATTTATCGCCTGGAATCGACCGATCCCGGTGAAATGATGCCTGAACTCGGCCGCAAAACTGTCCATCGCGAAAGTCTGGTGTTGTTGAAAGAGTGGATTAAAGCGATGAAGTAA
- a CDS encoding serine hydrolase domain-containing protein has protein sequence MKKLLLFLLATTYAFAQPGTNRSVAHVTTYQPPTFTDGDRLKKLEAAFPIVEKLFKDAAEKRHFPGLAFGIVLDGKLVYAGGLGYTDVAKKTPATPKSLFRIASMTKSLTGMAILKLRDEGKLRLDDPAELYIPELKSHKYLTADAPKITVRNLLTHSAGFPEDNPWGDRQLADSDADLLKLIKDGISNANVPSFAYEYSNLGFAMLGHIITVVSGKPYQQYITDTILKPLGMNDTQWEYTRVPADKLALGYRWQDDKWLEEPLLHDGSYGAMGGLITSIDDFSKYVALHESAWPPKNDADTGPIKRSSIREMQQPWTFSGLFTQARNAAGQVCPTASGYGYGLGWSKNCTGQVGVGHSGGLPGFGSQWRILPDYGIGVISYANLTYAGMGSVNTAVLDTLVAIGKLQPRQLPVSPILAQRKAELVKLLPDWVGAEQSGIFAENFFPDKSVAIRRKVVQDLYAKAGKIQRVGELIPENQLRGHFLLEGEKANIDVFFTLTPENPALIQQLDFREMPK, from the coding sequence ATGAAAAAACTACTCCTCTTCCTACTCGCCACTACATATGCTTTTGCGCAACCAGGAACCAATCGTTCCGTAGCACATGTGACTACCTATCAGCCCCCTACCTTCACCGATGGTGATCGGCTAAAAAAACTGGAAGCCGCCTTTCCTATTGTTGAAAAGCTATTCAAAGACGCGGCCGAAAAGCGGCACTTTCCAGGGCTTGCCTTTGGCATTGTACTGGATGGTAAGTTGGTATACGCTGGTGGATTGGGCTATACCGATGTAGCGAAGAAAACACCAGCTACGCCTAAATCCTTGTTCCGTATTGCTTCGATGACTAAAAGTCTGACGGGCATGGCCATTCTAAAACTACGGGACGAAGGCAAACTCCGGCTCGACGATCCTGCCGAACTCTACATTCCCGAACTGAAATCGCATAAATACCTCACAGCCGATGCCCCAAAAATTACTGTTCGCAACTTACTGACCCACTCGGCTGGTTTTCCCGAAGATAACCCCTGGGGCGACCGCCAACTGGCCGATTCGGATGCCGATTTGCTCAAACTCATCAAAGACGGTATTTCCAACGCCAACGTTCCGAGTTTTGCCTATGAATATAGCAATCTGGGTTTTGCCATGCTGGGCCATATTATCACGGTCGTCTCAGGCAAACCCTATCAGCAATACATTACCGATACCATTCTGAAGCCATTGGGTATGAACGACACCCAATGGGAGTACACCCGCGTGCCAGCCGACAAACTCGCGTTAGGTTATCGCTGGCAGGATGACAAATGGCTCGAAGAACCGCTCCTTCACGACGGCTCTTACGGAGCGATGGGCGGCCTGATTACTTCCATCGACGATTTCAGCAAATACGTAGCCTTACATGAATCGGCCTGGCCACCCAAAAATGATGCCGATACAGGGCCGATTAAACGGAGTTCGATCCGCGAAATGCAACAGCCCTGGACGTTTTCGGGCTTATTTACCCAGGCTCGAAATGCAGCCGGTCAGGTATGCCCTACCGCCAGTGGTTATGGCTACGGCCTCGGCTGGAGCAAGAACTGCACAGGTCAGGTTGGCGTAGGGCACAGCGGTGGATTACCCGGTTTTGGCAGTCAATGGCGCATCCTGCCCGACTATGGCATTGGGGTCATTTCCTATGCTAATCTAACCTATGCCGGTATGGGTTCCGTCAACACCGCCGTGCTCGATACGCTGGTAGCCATTGGTAAGCTACAACCTCGGCAACTTCCGGTTTCGCCTATTCTGGCACAACGCAAAGCCGAACTTGTCAAGTTATTGCCTGACTGGGTCGGGGCTGAACAAAGTGGTATTTTTGCCGAAAACTTCTTCCCCGATAAGTCGGTTGCCATTCGCCGAAAAGTGGTGCAGGATTTATATGCAAAGGCCGGAAAAATTCAGCGCGTAGGTGAGTTAATTCCCGAAAACCAGCTACGCGGTCATTTCCTGCTCGAAGGCGAAAAAGCCAATATCGACGTATTCTTCACACTAACACCCGAGAACCCAGCCCTTATTCAGCAACTCGATTTTCGGGAAATGCCTAAATAA